The Acidobacteriota bacterium genomic interval CCGCGCCCCTCCTACTTCGGCTGCGGGACGATGCGGATGTAGGGCAGCGGCGCCTGCCAGCCGTCGGGGTACTTCTCGCGCGCCTCGGCGTCGGAGACCGCGGGCAGAATGATGACGTCCTCGCCCTGGTTCCAGTTGGCCGGGGTCGCCACCTTCTTCGCCGCGGTGAGCTGGCACGAGTCGAGCAGCCGCAGGATTTCGTCGAAGTTACGCCCCGTACTCATCGGATAGGTCAGCGTAGCCTTGATGCGCTTGTCCGGTCCGATCACGAAGACCGAGCGCGCGGTGGCGTTGTCGGCAGGCGTACGCCCGACCGACGAGTCGCCGGCGTCGGCCGGGAGCATGTCGTAGGCCTTGACGACCTTCAGCTCCGGGTCGCCGACCAGCGGGTAGTTGAGCGCGTGGCCCTGCGACGCCTCGATGTCCTTCGACCACCGCTCGTGGTCGCTGACGCCGTCGACGCTGATGCCCAGCACCTTGCAGTTGCGCTTCGCGAACTCCGGTCCGAGCCCGGCCACCGTGCCCAGCTCGGTCGTGCAGACCGGCGTGAAGTCCTTCGGGTGCGAGAACAGGATCGCCCAGCCGTCGCCGACCCAGTCGT includes:
- a CDS encoding peroxiredoxin; the encoded protein is MSLRINDVAPDFTAETTAGTIDFHDWVGDGWAILFSHPKDFTPVCTTELGTVAGLGPEFAKRNCKVLGISVDGVSDHERWSKDIEASQGHALNYPLVGDPELKVVKAYDMLPADAGDSSVGRTPADNATARSVFVIGPDKRIKATLTYPMSTGRNFDEILRLLDSCQLTAAKKVATPANWNQGEDVIILPAVSDAEAREKYPDGWQAPLPYIRIVPQPK